ACACAATGAAATGAGCCGGGATTTCTGTCCCACCACTTAGAATAGATTTCTGAAACCACAGCAGACTCATGCTCACATACAGTACTTAACACCGTTTGTCTGTCTGCCGGCTGAGCAGGTAGCACGCTATAGGCTCTTTGATCATTCTGAGGAAAGAAGGCACTGCGTATCACAGGGTTATCTACCAGATAAAGAATGTCAGCGGTATAGCGCCATAGCTGATTACAACTCACCTCCTTCATCTCTTTTAGCAGTGTTTTACCGGCATTACGCCGATAGCAGGAATACTTTAATGGTGAACGCGCTTTAAGGCTGCTAGACAAAACCGTTCTGATCATCTCGTGCAGCGAAAGACCATCTTCATGGGACTCAATAAACTTCATGCTCTCCAGCTCGCCATATAACTTAACGGCGGCTTTGTTATCTATCTCAAGCATCGCGCTCAATAAAGAATCACTTACCCTGCGGACGATAGAAGATGCCTCCAAAGCATCCCTTAAGTCATCACTTTTAATATCCTCAATAAAAAACTGCACCAGTGAACGAACAACCGAGTTCGGGGGAACCTGATGAAGCTCCCTGTCAGGTTGTTCCAACATAGCGACGCCGGCAAGTCTTAAGGCAACGGGGTGACCTTTAGCAAACTGGTTGACCCGTATCGCTTCAACTTTTGACAGCCCCTGAGACTGAAGAAACCCTACGGCAGCAGTCAACGGCAGGCATTGCAGATGCAAACGGACAAAATTGCAGTTTTGCGGAGGGTTAATTACCCACTGATTGTCCGGGACAAGTCGTCCTGATAAGATCAGTTTAAACTTGCCGAGAATAGCAGGAACAAATTCCGTTCTTAACCACGATTCCAGTAAGCAGAAAGACTCAAAATTATCCAGAATTAATACCGTTCCGGGAGAAATGGATTTGTGATAATCACTAAGCTGATTGCAATTACTACTGAGAATGGCGTTTAGCTTTTCCATAAAAGCTCTTGGTGTTGGCTCTACAGAACGACAATCGAGAAACCGACATCTATCCGGGAAATCCTGAGAAAACCATTGAAGCAGGGTACTTTTACCTACCCCTGCAATTCCGTGTACCCCGATTACATCCGGTCCTTTGTCATCCATTATCTGCTCGAGATAGTGCAACTCAGTTTTGCGGGATTGTTCACCATATCTGTTCAAAACGTCGGCCTAATTATTATCCTGTTATTGATAATAGTGCGAATAGCATCGCCTGCACGCAAATCCCATCAAATTCTCATAATTACAACCCGTCTCCGCAGCTATTTTTACTAATGATGATAAACAAAGTGGTAGGAGATGATATGAAGCTCATTCATATAGCAGTAGCCACTGCAGTATTTGCGGTAGCAGGATGCTCAACAACGGAATTAAGTAAGATTCATAAAGCTGAAAGCGCGGCGCACCATGAACTTAGTGCAAAAGCAACGATCCTTGATACCGACGGAACCGTTCTGAGGAAAGGCAGTCCTCACTGGCACTGTGTTCCGGGAGTTCCGGTTATCCCCGGAGACTCTCATCCTATGTGTAACGATCAGGTCTGGTCACAGTTACTTCAGGCCGCAGCAGAAGGAAAGCCATTTAAAACAGACAGAATCGGTATTTCCTATATGATGCAGGGGGACGCCTATGTCAGTAACTCAGATCCTACCGCTACAGATCCAAACAACGGTGACGTTTGGGTAAAAGAAGGGCCCCATCTGATGATAGTGGTACCCCATGAACTGCTTGAAGGAATCAGTGAAGACCCATTCAACGGAGGACCGTATGTAATGTGGAAAGGAACACCGTACGCACACATTATGGTGCCTGTGGGAAACAAACCTCCTCAAAAATAAACAAGGACAA
This is a stretch of genomic DNA from Vibrio sp. SCSIO 43137. It encodes these proteins:
- a CDS encoding winged helix-turn-helix domain-containing protein, which translates into the protein MNRYGEQSRKTELHYLEQIMDDKGPDVIGVHGIAGVGKSTLLQWFSQDFPDRCRFLDCRSVEPTPRAFMEKLNAILSSNCNQLSDYHKSISPGTVLILDNFESFCLLESWLRTEFVPAILGKFKLILSGRLVPDNQWVINPPQNCNFVRLHLQCLPLTAAVGFLQSQGLSKVEAIRVNQFAKGHPVALRLAGVAMLEQPDRELHQVPPNSVVRSLVQFFIEDIKSDDLRDALEASSIVRRVSDSLLSAMLEIDNKAAVKLYGELESMKFIESHEDGLSLHEMIRTVLSSSLKARSPLKYSCYRRNAGKTLLKEMKEVSCNQLWRYTADILYLVDNPVIRSAFFPQNDQRAYSVLPAQPADRQTVLSTVCEHESAVVSEIYSKWWDRNPGSFHCVKDSDNQVAGFYFLIKPEQVTKELKKHDPVIAEWMNDLALRDGSQVQADKNLFIRRWLSVADGESLSTVQAACWLDIKRAYLEMRPRLQRVYLTLNDLQPYASAATELGFQVLSKVIEIDKVKYYTAMLDMGPDSVDGWISTRLMNEIAQDTEHEERPDWFDPKARQLNLNQQRIDLTPLEFGTLELLVKNRGTAITRKQLLKEVWGIEYEGASNVVDTIVLSLRKKLQQKSTVIHSVRGTGYRFESEK